One region of Prosthecobacter dejongeii genomic DNA includes:
- a CDS encoding PD40 domain-containing protein has translation MTNSREFQITDLGADFVVSGSSVGGRVMGRLVRADGKLVFERTYAAPGLDENLRAFADDVIFAATGKPGLSTSRLVFVSDRTGTKQIYTCDVQGKEVQQITRHTHGAVSPSLSPDGGAIAYTAYRSGFPVVEILDLGVGWERTVTDTPGSSFGAAFSPDGQKLALVMSFLGNPEIFVTDLSTNTAGCISDTIGAPSSPSWHPDGKQVIFADDRGQGPRLYVAEVPDKDGSEARLFLWRAGHSFCTDPEFSPDGRHVAFTTRIGRETAVVIKEYPQGAAQVIQAEGAQHPSWSPNGRYLCYSQHGTLYVHDLRTSVRRTVLTQYGTISEPRWMR, from the coding sequence TTGACCAATTCACGAGAATTCCAGATCACGGATCTGGGGGCCGACTTTGTCGTTTCAGGCTCATCGGTCGGTGGACGTGTGATGGGGCGCCTGGTGCGAGCCGATGGTAAATTGGTCTTTGAGCGGACTTATGCAGCACCTGGACTGGATGAAAATTTGCGGGCTTTCGCCGACGATGTCATTTTTGCCGCCACTGGCAAACCGGGGCTTTCAACAAGTCGGTTGGTCTTTGTCAGTGATCGCACCGGTACGAAGCAGATTTACACCTGCGATGTTCAGGGAAAAGAGGTCCAGCAAATCACGCGCCATACGCATGGCGCAGTCTCCCCTTCATTGTCACCCGATGGAGGTGCCATCGCTTATACCGCTTATCGCTCAGGTTTTCCAGTGGTTGAAATTTTAGATCTCGGTGTAGGCTGGGAGCGCACTGTGACGGATACCCCCGGCAGTAGTTTTGGGGCGGCATTTTCTCCCGATGGTCAAAAGCTGGCCCTGGTTATGAGCTTCTTGGGAAATCCCGAAATTTTTGTTACCGATTTAAGCACTAACACCGCAGGCTGCATCAGCGATACCATCGGTGCCCCGAGCAGCCCTTCCTGGCATCCCGATGGCAAGCAGGTGATCTTTGCCGATGATCGGGGCCAGGGGCCACGATTGTATGTGGCTGAGGTGCCGGACAAGGATGGGTCCGAAGCTCGGTTGTTCTTGTGGCGTGCAGGACACTCTTTTTGCACAGACCCAGAATTCTCTCCGGATGGTCGCCATGTGGCTTTCACCACACGAATCGGTCGAGAAACGGCGGTGGTGATCAAGGAATATCCTCAGGGTGCAGCGCAGGTCATCCAGGCCGAAGGTGCTCAGCATCCATCTTGGAGCCCCAACGGACGCTACCTCTGTTACTCTCAGCATGGCACACTGTATGTGCATGATCTGCGCACGTCCGTCCGCCGCACTGTATTGACCCAGTACGGGACCATTTCTGAACCCCGATGGATGCGATGA
- a CDS encoding biopolymer transporter ExbD, translating into MKRVSQRHLPVYVSQVSLAALLDLVLILLLAVILVVPLLRREKVIEKVPVTPDPGIKNPMPTAKVDLRIQPDQSILLDGKKVTGEQLLPELKKILSTKPDCGVLVHMPANFAAGSLARLMEEMHRVGVKHTAVEVLDGSQP; encoded by the coding sequence ATGAAGCGTGTCTCTCAGCGTCATCTTCCCGTTTATGTCAGCCAGGTAAGCTTAGCTGCTCTTTTGGATCTTGTATTGATCCTTTTGCTGGCGGTCATTCTAGTCGTCCCTCTCCTCCGGCGCGAAAAGGTGATTGAAAAGGTCCCCGTGACTCCAGATCCGGGAATCAAAAATCCGATGCCGACAGCCAAGGTGGACCTGCGCATTCAGCCAGATCAGTCCATTCTACTGGATGGTAAAAAGGTCACGGGTGAACAACTGCTTCCAGAATTGAAAAAGATACTCTCAACAAAGCCGGATTGTGGCGTTCTTGTCCACATGCCGGCGAATTTTGCGGCGGGTTCCTTAGCTCGGCTGATGGAGGAAATGCATCGGGTGGGCGTTAAGCACACGGCGGTGGAAGTGCTGGACGGTAGCCAACCCTGA
- a CDS encoding MotA/TolQ/ExbB proton channel family protein, giving the protein MHSPFLAAVSGLQFGLESLSLPSLIIAGLLAVLSMISWTVLVAKWHLLGKATTANNEFMGKFRESAHPLALYLIRERVALSPMYHVYHEACRELAFYLVGEEEPGKTFNSRLQGAGRITSSQMGAVQNAMERAVVSAATRVEVRLGLISTVLAVAPFLGLLGTVWGMLDVFAILAQTQGEAGIAELAPGICSALLTTLLALFVTIPSLLAHNFLVGKIRAMIVRLDNFANELSGVLDRQFVDHRSPDESLPSLGAMGTPTMPGFSHSPNQPLASEGKLATT; this is encoded by the coding sequence ATGCATTCGCCCTTTCTCGCTGCGGTTTCTGGCCTTCAGTTTGGGCTGGAAAGTCTCTCCCTCCCCAGCTTAATCATCGCTGGTCTGCTGGCTGTGCTTTCCATGATCAGTTGGACGGTTCTAGTAGCCAAGTGGCATTTGCTAGGCAAAGCTACAACAGCCAACAATGAGTTCATGGGCAAGTTTCGGGAAAGTGCTCATCCCTTAGCGCTTTACCTCATCCGCGAGCGCGTGGCCCTTTCGCCCATGTATCATGTGTATCACGAGGCTTGTCGTGAGCTTGCCTTTTATCTCGTTGGAGAAGAGGAACCTGGCAAAACTTTTAACAGTCGGCTGCAGGGAGCCGGACGCATCACTTCTTCACAGATGGGAGCTGTTCAAAATGCCATGGAGCGAGCCGTCGTCTCTGCGGCCACTCGTGTGGAGGTGCGTCTAGGTTTGATTTCCACGGTGTTGGCCGTGGCTCCTTTCCTAGGGTTGCTCGGTACGGTCTGGGGGATGCTGGATGTCTTTGCCATTCTTGCTCAAACCCAGGGTGAAGCAGGCATCGCTGAGTTAGCCCCGGGTATCTGCTCAGCACTACTGACGACTTTGCTGGCGTTGTTTGTCACCATCCCCAGCCTCCTCGCTCACAACTTTTTAGTTGGCAAAATCAGGGCCATGATTGTGCGACTGGATAACTTCGCCAATGAACTCAGCGGGGTATTGGATCGGCAATTTGTGGATCATCGCAGTCCTGATGAGTCTTTGCCCAGTCTAGGTGCCATGGGCACCCCGACCATGCCAGGATTCAGCCATTCTCCAAATCAGCCCCTGGCATCTGAAGGTAAACTGGCCACCACATGA
- a CDS encoding TonB family protein: MKSEPPLGALSLNAPIKQAAELKDVTSTLAETPLVSPQGSMATVARPTSKIITLSPVLELDPNAQPQVRSSRPPITMMEILKQAKLEEAERQATGGANMDRVLKALEQALSQSWNPPPVKEVPVLQRDVRLQFIIGRDGTVLQAEVTKKSGASALDESVTQSAKTLKKISESLPSSFPKDRYTVEVNFHIE; this comes from the coding sequence GTGAAAAGCGAGCCTCCACTAGGTGCGCTTTCTTTGAATGCACCCATCAAACAAGCTGCCGAGCTCAAAGACGTAACAAGCACACTGGCTGAAACGCCGCTAGTTTCGCCCCAGGGGAGTATGGCAACCGTTGCGCGACCTACGAGTAAGATCATCACGCTCTCTCCTGTCTTGGAGTTAGATCCAAATGCACAGCCTCAGGTGAGGTCTTCTCGGCCGCCCATCACCATGATGGAGATCCTCAAACAGGCGAAGCTAGAAGAGGCAGAGCGTCAAGCCACCGGGGGCGCGAACATGGATCGAGTTTTAAAAGCGCTGGAGCAAGCACTCAGCCAAAGCTGGAATCCGCCTCCCGTGAAGGAGGTGCCCGTGCTTCAGCGCGACGTTCGTTTGCAATTCATCATTGGTCGAGATGGAACGGTGTTACAGGCTGAGGTGACTAAAAAATCTGGAGCCTCCGCTCTGGATGAATCGGTCACCCAGTCGGCGAAGACCTTGAAAAAGATTTCCGAGTCTCTTCCTTCAAGTTTCCCAAAAGACCGCTACACTGTGGAAGTAAATTTCCACATTGAGTAA
- a CDS encoding OmpA family protein, with product MKPACPALEFRGTNYALNGAHKKQLLQMAESWKETKPRYLIAGYTPPDLPDDYARALSERRAQAVRQNLIEAGVEASHLQTVGFGHDSAPSGPTTSVVVIYKQ from the coding sequence TTGAAACCAGCCTGTCCCGCTCTGGAGTTTCGGGGGACAAATTATGCGCTCAATGGTGCCCATAAAAAGCAGCTTCTTCAAATGGCCGAAAGCTGGAAGGAAACGAAACCGCGCTACCTCATTGCTGGTTATACCCCGCCGGATCTGCCTGATGACTATGCCCGAGCTTTATCTGAACGCCGTGCTCAGGCTGTGAGGCAGAACCTCATCGAAGCAGGGGTGGAAGCCTCGCATCTTCAAACCGTGGGCTTTGGGCATGATTCAGCCCCGTCTGGGCCGACCACGTCGGTGGTCGTCATTTATAAGCAGTAA